In Phragmites australis chromosome 16, lpPhrAust1.1, whole genome shotgun sequence, one DNA window encodes the following:
- the LOC133895222 gene encoding auxin-responsive protein SAUR36-like has translation MINSKKLAQLSKKWQGMGAIGRRRVTTVNKEINPSCSLVAGKGNFIVYSSDGKRFEIPLVYLHTTVFAELMKLSQEFGFASEGRITLPCDTAALEYVLCLLRREASEDVERALLSSIVMPCHHPSRMVQPPNGVNQQFAVCSSSR, from the coding sequence ATGATCAACTCCAAGAAGCTAGCTCAGCTGTCCAAGAAGTGGCAGGGGATGGGCGCAATTGGGCGAAGAAGGGTCACAACAGTCAACAAGGAGATCAACCCGTCTTGCAGCTTAGTTGCAGGCAAAGGCAACTTCATTGTCTACTCTTCCGATGGAAAGCGATTTGAGATCCCCCTAGTATACCTCCACACGACAGTCTTCGCGGAGCTCATGAAGCTGTCTCAGGAGTTTGGTTTTGCAAGTGAAGGGAGGATCACACTGCCTTGTGATACGGCAGCACTGGAATATGTTCTGTGTTTGCTGAGGAGAGAGGCTTCCGAAGATGTCGAGAGGGCACTCCTCAGTTCCATAGTGATGCCTTGCCACCACCCGAGCAGAATGGTGCAACCACCCAATGGAGTTAACCAGCAATTTGCTGTTTGCAGCTCTTCAAGATGA
- the LOC133894729 gene encoding NEP1-interacting protein-like 1 — MEATAISAGPSSFSPASPGPGHPVSRLPARVAGAVVRGLVTFVFAAVGAILGAITGALIGLATESGLVRGAGIGAISGAVVSMEVVESSMAIWRSHESGIWSVLYVLDVIWSLLTGRLVRDKVDPAVQSAVDSQMNAVDSPFREMADMFEDGTAAAADATGMPMAAIEALPVRSFTESTVVDACGERIGCSVCLQDFEAGETARSLPECGHTFHLPCIDVWLLRHASCPLCRRTV; from the exons ATGGAGGCAACCGCGATTTCCGCCGGCCCATCATCATTCTCTCCCGCATCACCCGGACCCGGACACCCAGTCTCCCGTCTGCCGGCGCGTGTCGCCGGCGCGGTGGTTCGGGGCCTGGTCACCTTCGTCTTCGCCGCAG TGGGCGCGATCCTTGGGGCCATCACGGGCGCGCTGATCGGCCTGGCGACGGAGAGCGGCCTGGTGCGCGGCGCCGGCATCGGGGCCATCTCCGGCGCGGTGGTGTCGATGGAGGTCGTCGAGTCCTCCATGGCCATCTGGCGCTCCCACGAGTCGGGGATCTGGAGCGTTCTCTACGTG CTTGATGTGATCTGGAGCCTCCTGACCGGCCGCCTCGTGCGCGACAAGGTGGACCCCGCCGTGCAGAGCGCCGTCGACAGTCAG ATGAACGCGGTGGACTCGCCGTTCAGGGAGATGGCGGACATGTTTGAGgacggcaccgccgccgccgccgacgccacgGGCATGCCGATGGCCGCCATCGAGGCGCTCCCCGTGAGGAGCTTCACCGAGAGCACCGTCGTGGACGCCTGCGGGGAGCGAATCGGCTGCTCCGTCTGCCTTCAG GACTTCGAGGCCGGCGAGACCGCGCGGAGCTTGCCGGAGTGCGGCCACACGTTCCACCTGCCGTGCATCGACGTCTGGCTGCTACGGCACGCGTCGTGCCCGTTGTGTCGGCGCACGGTCTAG
- the LOC133894853 gene encoding protein DETOXIFICATION 30-like, with amino-acid sequence MAVSGSGGGHELNDALLVAGDGANGNRNGEGDLQEVRSVSAFLRQAAEENRKLWYLAGPAIFTSIAQYSLGAITLVFAGHLTTLELDAVSTENNVIAGLALGITLGMGSALETLCGQAYGAKQLHMLGVYLQRSWIILNAMAVVMLPLYLFATPILRFFHQDAEIAALAGRLSLYMIPQLFAYAFNFPIQKFLQAQSKVMAMAAVSAAALVFHVALTWLLVVQLRMGLVGLAVALNASWWFVVLGQLAYILMGYCPGAWNGFDWLAFTDLFGFARLSLGSAVMLCLEFWFYMFLIVIVGNLENAQVAVAAVSICTNLFGWQIMVFFGFNAAISVRVSNELGAGRPRAAKFAILVVLMSSVAIGLAFFAAVLILRDVYGAPFTESPEVVRAVASLGVVFAFSLLLNSVQPVLSGVAVGAGWQWLVAYINLGCYYGIGIPVGYVIAFPLHRGVQGMWGGMLTGVGLQTIILVAITLRTNWDKEASQAHSRIHEWGGSAVAKVPDDM; translated from the exons ATGGCGGTGAGCGGCAGCGGAGGAGGGCACGAGCTCAACGACGCGTTGCTggtggccggcgacggggcAAACGGGAACAGGAACGGCGAGGGGGACCTGCAGGAGGTCCGGAGCGTGTCGGCGTTCCTGCGGCAGGCCGCGGAGGAGAACCGGAAGCTCTGGTACCTGGCGGGCCCGGCCATCTTCACCTCCATCGCGCAGTACTCGCTCGGCGCCATCACGCTCGTCTTCGCCGGCCACCTCACCACGCTCGAGCTCGACGCCGTCTCCACCGAGAACAACGTTATCGCCGGCCTCGCGCTCGGCATCACG CTGGGGATGGGGAGCGCCCTGGAGACGCTGTGCGGGCAGGCCTACGGCGCGAAGCAGCTGCACATGCTGGGCGTGTACCTGCAGCGCTCGTGGATCATCCTCAACGCCATGGCCGTCGTGATGCTCCCGCTCTACCTCTTCGCCACCCCGATCCTGCGCTTCTTCCATCAGGACGCCGAGATCGCCGCCCTCGCCGGCCGGCTCTCGCTCTACATGATCCCTCAGCTGTTCGCGTACGCCTTCAACTTCCCCATCCAGAAGTTCTTGCAGGCGCAGAGCAAGGTCATGGCCATGGCGGCCGTGTCTGCGGCGGCGCTGGTGTTCCACGTCGCCCTGACCTGGCTGCTTGTGGTCCAGCTGCGGATGGGACTCGTCGGCCTCGCCGTGGCGCTGAACGCGTCGTGGTGGTTCGTGGTGCTCGGCCAGCTCGCCTACATCCTCATGGGGTACTGCCCCGGCGCTTGGAACGGCTTCGACTGGCTCGCCTTCACCGACCTCTTCGGCTTCGCGCGCCTCTCCCTGGGCTCGGCCGTCATGCTGTG CCTCGAGTTCTGGTTCTACATGTTCTTGATAGTCATCGTTGGCAACCTGGAGAACGCTCAGGTCGCCGTTGCTGCAGTCTCCATCTG CACGAACCTGTTCGGGTGGCAGATCATGGTGTTCTTTGGATTCAATGCGGCCATCAG CGTGCGGGTGTCGAACGAGCTGGGCGCGGGCCGTCCTCGCGCGGCCAAGTTCGCGATCCTGGTGGTGCTCATGTCGTCCGTGGCCATCGGCCTCGCCTTCTTCGCCGCCGTCCTGATCCTCCGCGACGTGTACGGCGCGCCCTTCACGGAGAGCCCCGAGGTGGTGCGCGCCGTGGCCAGCCTGGGCGTCGTCTTCGCCTTCTCCCTCCTGCTTAACAGCGTCCAGCCTGTGCTGTCGGGCGTCGCCGTCGGAGCCGGGTGGCAGTGGCTGGTGGCGTACATCAACCTCGGCTGCTACTACGGGATCGGCATCCCCGTGGGGTACGTCATCGCCTTCCCGCTGCACCGCGGGGTCCAG GGGATGTGGGGTGGCATGCTCACTGGGGTAGGGTTGCAGACCATAATCCTGGTTGCGATCACGCTGCGCACGAACTGGGACAAGGAG GCAAGCCAGGCGCATTCCAGGATACACGAATGGGGCGGATCGGCCGTGGCCAAGGTTCCGGATGACATGTAG
- the LOC133896332 gene encoding auxin-responsive protein SAUR36-like produces MISSKKLAHLSKKWQGMGTIGRRRVTAVDKEINPSCSLVAGKGNCVVYSSDGKRFEISLAYLRTTVFVELLKLSQEEFGFASEGRITLPCDTAALEYVMCLLSREASEDVERALLSSVVMPCHHPSRMVQPPSGLNQQFAVCSS; encoded by the coding sequence ATGATCAGCTCAAAGAAGCTAGCTCATTTGTCCAAGAAGTGGCAGGGAATGGGCACAATTGGGCGAAGAAGGGTCACAGCAGTGGACAAGGAGATCAACCCGTCTTGCAGCTTAGTTGCAGGCAAGGGTAACTGCGTTGTCTATTCTTCCGATGGGAAGCGATTTGAGATCTCCCTAGCATACCTCCGCACGACAGTCTTCGTGGAGCTCCTGAAGCTGTCACAGGAGGAGTTTGGTTTTGCAAGTGAAGGGAGGATCACACTGCCTTGTGATACGGCAGCATTGGAGTATGTGATGTGTTTGCTGAGCAGAGAGGCCTCCGAAGATGTCGAGAGGGCACTCCTCAGTTCCGTAGTGATGCCTTGCCACCACCCAAGCAGAATGGTGCAACCACCCAGTGGACTTAACCAGCAATTTGCTGTGTGCAGCTCCTGA